The genomic stretch CAGGCGCGGTCGTGGCGGACCTGACGCCGTCGTTCTGCGCCGACGGGACCTGCCCGGCGGTGATCGGGAACGTGCTGGTCTACCGGGACTCGCAGCACCTCACCCGCACCTACGTGACCACGCTCGTCGGGGCGCTCGGTCGGCGGACGGATGCGGCGCTCCGCGCTGCCGGCGGGCCCTGAGCTGCGGCCTGGGGACGGGGCTGTGCCCGCGGACAGAGCGGCCGGGTAGTCAGGACGCATGGGTCATCGTTTCCGCGGCAAGGTCGTCGTCATCACCGGAGCATCGAGCGGCATCGGCCGAGCCGCTGCGCACGAGTTCGCCAAGCAGGGCGCCACGCTCGTCCTCGCCGCACGCGGGAAGGAGAGCCTGGAGGCCGCCGCCGCCGAGTGCCGTGCGCTCGGCGCCGAAGCCGTCGCGATCCCCACCGACGTCGCCGAGGAGCGGCAGGTCAACGACCTCGTCGCCACCGTCACCGCCCGCTTCGGCCGCATCGACGTGTTCGTCGGCAATGCGGCGCTCTTCGTGTACGGCCTGTTCGAGCAGACGCCGACCGAGGCCTTCAAGCGGGTCGTCGACACGAACCTGCACGGCCACGTCCACGCCGTGAAGGCGCTGCTGCCGCACTGGAAGCAGCGTGGCAAGGGCACCTACGTCCTGGTCGGGTCGATCCAGTCGCTGCTCTCGGCGCCGTACCAGTCGGCGTACGTCACGAGCAAGCACGCCGCCCTCGGGTTGATCGACGTCCTGGCCGACGAGCACCAGGGCACCGGCATCCGGTTCGGCGCCGTCCTGCCGTCGACGATCGACACCCCGATCTACCAGAACGGCGCGAACTACACCGACAAGGCCTCGCACCCGCTGCCGCCCACCGTCTCCGTGCAGCGTGCCGCGAAGGCCGTCGTCGCGCAGGCCGTGCACCCGAAGCGGAACCGCTACGTGGGTCGTCTGCAGGCCACGTTCGTGATCGCCGAGTTCGTCGTGCCGTGGCTGTTCCACCGGATCACGACGCCCGCGGTGGAGGTCTTCGCGCTCCGCGGCCACCAGGCACCGACGGACGGCAACCTCTACGCGCCGAACGACGCCGGCAACGCCACCGACGGCGGCTGGGTCGCGAAGCGCCGTCGGGTCACCCGGCCGCTCGTGTGGCTCGGTCTCGCCGGCCTCGTGACGCTCGTCGTGCGGCGCGGCCGGCGCTGACGTCGCTGCCCCTCCCGATCCCGGTACTCTGCTGAGGTCGGGCGGGAGGGGCACTGATGGACGGTCACGAGGCGCAGGC from Curtobacterium sp. MCLR17_032 encodes the following:
- a CDS encoding SDR family NAD(P)-dependent oxidoreductase, giving the protein MGHRFRGKVVVITGASSGIGRAAAHEFAKQGATLVLAARGKESLEAAAAECRALGAEAVAIPTDVAEERQVNDLVATVTARFGRIDVFVGNAALFVYGLFEQTPTEAFKRVVDTNLHGHVHAVKALLPHWKQRGKGTYVLVGSIQSLLSAPYQSAYVTSKHAALGLIDVLADEHQGTGIRFGAVLPSTIDTPIYQNGANYTDKASHPLPPTVSVQRAAKAVVAQAVHPKRNRYVGRLQATFVIAEFVVPWLFHRITTPAVEVFALRGHQAPTDGNLYAPNDAGNATDGGWVAKRRRVTRPLVWLGLAGLVTLVVRRGRR